A region of Chlamydia crocodili DNA encodes the following proteins:
- the ligA gene encoding NAD-dependent DNA ligase LigA encodes MQSPYSREQYLSLCKDIEEDDYRYYVLHNPIISDYDYDMKMQKLLAIEAQHPEWKVLWSPSMRLGDRTSGNFPVVAHFHPMLSIANAYTLEELNDFFSRVEKALGYTPVYTLELKIDGIAVAIRYERGILVQALSRGNGRKGEDITTNIRTIRSLPLRLPKDAPEFLEVRGEVFFTREIFEQINAAQRHAEKPEFANPRNAAGGTLKLLSAKEAAQRNLEISVYGSLCDENTESHYDNLMLCEAWGFPVFGQPRQCKTIDEVVKTLDEVEVFRDQLPMEIDGVVIKVDDIEAQKALGMTAKHYRWALAYKYAPEQGETILEDILIQVGRTGVLTPVAKLQPVFLSGSRVSRASLYNEEEIERKDIRIGDTVYVEKGGEIIPKVVGVCLEKRPEGTQPWMMPEYCPVCHGKVTRESDKVSVRCANPSCSAGAIEKIRFFVGRGALDIDHLGEKVITKLFDLGIIHRCCDIFQITEEDLLQVPGFKDKSVKNVLKSIEKAKKVPLDRFITALGIPYVGIGGATALAQSFLTLEAVMSASLDKLKAIEGIGDKVAESIVAYFSQQDNIKEIQRMLSLGVNILPYHKESTSCLGKTFVITGTLEKMTRPEAEASIRRCGGKVGSSVSKSTNYLVVGDDPGSKLKKAQELEIPILTENDLLKILYPI; translated from the coding sequence ATGCAAAGTCCGTATTCCAGAGAACAGTACTTATCTCTGTGTAAAGATATCGAAGAAGATGATTATCGCTATTATGTTCTTCATAATCCCATAATCTCAGATTATGATTATGATATGAAAATGCAGAAGCTTCTTGCTATAGAAGCTCAGCATCCCGAGTGGAAGGTGTTATGGTCTCCATCTATGCGCCTTGGAGATCGAACCTCAGGAAATTTCCCTGTCGTTGCACATTTCCATCCCATGCTTTCTATTGCGAATGCCTATACTCTGGAGGAACTTAATGATTTCTTTTCTCGTGTGGAGAAAGCCCTAGGGTATACTCCCGTATACACTCTTGAGTTGAAAATTGATGGTATTGCTGTAGCTATCCGTTATGAGCGAGGAATTCTTGTTCAAGCTTTAAGTCGTGGAAATGGTCGTAAGGGAGAAGACATTACGACAAATATTCGTACGATACGTTCTCTTCCCCTCCGTTTGCCAAAAGATGCTCCAGAATTTCTTGAAGTTCGTGGTGAGGTATTCTTCACACGAGAAATTTTTGAGCAGATAAATGCTGCACAAAGACATGCTGAAAAACCGGAGTTTGCTAATCCCAGAAATGCTGCGGGAGGCACGCTAAAGCTTTTATCTGCTAAAGAAGCAGCACAAAGAAATCTGGAGATCTCTGTTTATGGATCCTTATGCGATGAGAATACAGAATCGCATTATGATAATCTTATGCTATGTGAGGCGTGGGGTTTTCCTGTGTTTGGACAGCCACGACAGTGTAAAACTATAGATGAAGTAGTGAAAACTCTTGATGAAGTGGAAGTTTTTCGTGATCAACTTCCTATGGAAATCGATGGTGTTGTGATTAAAGTAGATGATATCGAAGCTCAGAAAGCTTTAGGAATGACAGCAAAGCATTATCGCTGGGCATTGGCTTACAAGTATGCTCCAGAGCAAGGCGAGACTATTTTAGAAGATATCTTAATTCAGGTAGGTAGGACAGGAGTTTTAACTCCTGTGGCTAAGCTGCAGCCGGTGTTTTTATCAGGATCAAGGGTTTCACGAGCTTCTTTATATAATGAAGAAGAAATCGAACGAAAAGATATCCGAATAGGTGATACTGTATATGTAGAAAAAGGTGGAGAAATCATCCCTAAAGTAGTTGGTGTATGCTTAGAAAAACGTCCTGAGGGTACACAACCTTGGATGATGCCGGAATACTGCCCAGTATGTCATGGAAAAGTAACCCGTGAATCTGACAAGGTTTCTGTCCGGTGTGCTAATCCTTCGTGTTCTGCGGGAGCTATAGAGAAAATTCGTTTTTTTGTTGGAAGAGGGGCCCTAGATATTGACCATCTTGGGGAAAAAGTAATCACAAAGCTTTTTGACCTCGGAATAATTCATAGATGTTGTGATATTTTCCAAATTACCGAAGAAGATCTCCTTCAAGTACCGGGGTTCAAAGATAAATCCGTGAAAAATGTTCTTAAAAGCATAGAGAAGGCTAAGAAGGTTCCTCTAGATCGCTTTATTACAGCTTTAGGAATTCCTTATGTTGGCATTGGAGGAGCCACTGCTCTTGCTCAGTCTTTCCTTACTTTAGAAGCTGTAATGAGTGCTTCTTTAGATAAGCTAAAGGCTATCGAAGGGATCGGGGATAAGGTTGCTGAGTCCATAGTTGCCTACTTTAGTCAACAAGACAATATTAAGGAGATTCAAAGAATGCTCTCTTTAGGGGTAAATATCTTGCCGTATCATAAGGAGAGTACATCGTGTTTAGGAAAGACCTTTGTTATTACAGGCACTCTTGAAAAAATGACAAGACCTGAAGCCGAGGCCTCTATTCGCAGATGTGGAGGTAAGGTAGGTTCTTCGGTTTCTAAAAGCACTAATTACCTTGTTGTCGGGGACGACCCCGGGTCTAAATTGAAAAAAGCTCAGGAATTAGAGATCCCTATTTTAACCGAAAATGATTTGTTAAAAATCCTTTATCCTATCTAG
- a CDS encoding transglutaminase family protein — MMPRLLCAFLVFIIGIEGFGAKIFCEGIAGSKNKHEDFWNLDPYCLESLCAYFITHGDHQSRQKLANFFPQLITDELTTLSNCILLSKNPDYVFSSEDISVMKKLSLPGVVFLCNSDGNSPPEKDLARALVLAEFPGEEEICKAEHYTRYLDILALRAYIERQRYLDKEHCALGSDAYHRATIEALNTILFYEEGIRYPSKNEMFSDEFSFLSSVADRKFGVCLGVSSLYLSLSQRLELPLESVTPPGHIYLRYGGGKINIETTAGGRHLPTEQYCECLNIDELKVRSAKDLIGLTFINQGSFALQKQQYHEADLAYERAKEYIDDDELQELLGVVKILKGQKKAGEILLKGSSQAQSVGSVAYDYLQGNIDKATLKLLFTHPGSTYDEVVSYQEALKKAIQRSPKCCESRRRLASVLLHLGKTAEGVVLLEQCAKESADDIALHLKLSKVLCDRHDYEKAQKYFLIAQKNLEEKGLQYEDERSFTLYHEIRKKIFLIAP; from the coding sequence ATGATGCCAAGGTTGCTTTGCGCTTTTCTTGTATTTATCATTGGTATAGAAGGATTTGGGGCAAAGATATTTTGTGAAGGTATAGCTGGTTCAAAAAATAAACATGAGGACTTTTGGAATCTTGATCCTTATTGTTTGGAGAGTTTATGTGCGTATTTTATAACACATGGCGATCATCAAAGTAGACAGAAGCTGGCGAATTTTTTCCCTCAATTAATCACTGATGAGTTGACCACTCTATCTAACTGCATTTTATTATCTAAAAATCCTGATTATGTTTTCTCATCTGAAGATATTTCGGTTATGAAAAAACTATCTCTTCCAGGGGTTGTCTTTTTATGTAATTCTGATGGTAATAGCCCTCCTGAAAAAGATCTTGCCCGGGCTTTAGTTCTTGCTGAGTTTCCTGGAGAAGAGGAGATATGTAAGGCAGAGCATTATACCCGTTATCTAGATATTCTGGCATTACGTGCGTATATTGAACGGCAAAGGTACTTGGATAAGGAACATTGTGCTTTAGGATCAGACGCCTATCACAGAGCAACGATAGAAGCTTTGAATACGATTCTTTTTTATGAAGAAGGGATTCGTTATCCATCAAAAAATGAAATGTTTTCTGATGAATTTTCTTTCTTATCTTCAGTTGCGGATAGAAAATTTGGAGTCTGCTTAGGCGTGTCTTCCTTATATTTGTCTTTGTCTCAACGCTTGGAGCTTCCTTTAGAATCTGTCACACCTCCAGGCCACATCTATTTGAGATACGGTGGAGGGAAAATCAATATCGAAACTACCGCTGGGGGCAGGCATCTCCCTACGGAGCAATACTGTGAATGTTTGAATATTGATGAATTAAAGGTGCGTTCCGCAAAAGATCTGATAGGATTAACATTTATCAACCAGGGGTCTTTTGCTTTGCAAAAGCAACAATATCATGAAGCTGATCTCGCTTACGAAAGAGCTAAAGAATATATAGATGACGATGAACTTCAAGAACTTCTGGGTGTTGTAAAAATCCTAAAAGGCCAGAAGAAGGCGGGAGAGATTCTTCTTAAGGGGTCTTCTCAAGCGCAATCTGTCGGGTCGGTAGCTTATGATTATTTGCAGGGCAATATTGATAAAGCAACCTTAAAATTGTTGTTTACTCACCCAGGATCTACCTATGATGAGGTCGTTTCGTATCAAGAAGCATTAAAGAAAGCTATACAGCGTTCTCCGAAATGTTGCGAATCTCGCCGTAGACTTGCTTCTGTATTACTACATCTTGGGAAAACAGCGGAAGGTGTAGTTCTTTTAGAGCAGTGTGCTAAAGAGTCTGCTGATGATATCGCTCTACATTTGAAATTATCCAAGGTTCTTTGTGACCGTCATGATTATGAAAAAGCTCAAAAATATTTTTTAATAGCGCAAAAAAATCTAGAGGAGAAGGGGCTACAATATGAAGATGAAAGATCCTTCACTCTATACCATGAAATCCGTAAAAAAATATTTTTAATAGCGCCTTAA
- a CDS encoding coiled-coil domain-containing protein has translation MSIFLANGDTNQTPQELSSSPPPPPSPLSPEATGLRASLTTQQALLDTVEGEISSMDQTDLKKMRLYKIALVILTVIGMAILFVIPVAMVFNVSMWIPIVITLGVSLVSAAVTNKLRSRCEEIRLKYRSLQVYRRHLFSKHPDLKSSTLSKYHVELPKGGSLKEKLLAQLRPDMHQNSFDGGASLDQNIGLSGEINSRYQCEALLGVDNVNDAAWQKRLTDVLNAKVELLKNNSAYAALRGLSNSALQETGVDLPSLLPGMDFIDLAKSLMSICGFGNRVGLEIRQSIDQYERTYLHSKTLSSWLYDVSPATRLYLSQERQTIDVTLDMFSKLQNHVNKVHLADWVVHFENWKTDVCTLAGNPADPDLHKKIIAGANKLNIHEGIDKPRQAMVRNILIQLEAIITEHQSENLANVNRMKVDLEASIETEFKKMCKSLGNKHANPSDLLNKVEREFIGYLASLGNLSPLFDKIYKCIQLGKFVRMDMEKAIQRHPDNQRIRILSSIDQLLNLVNRDSWGAVSTKSIEEILKEKHRIKQDLEKARQKVEQWSEKYNNFKSYKMTRVLMNDFSESYSTIESEIDKLWKTHHRASDVRGFIDGCRNFLDTTYGALGGSQNLPTKEEITAWSEEFKTLINELDSIIPDIQAVGQRIQTEGTSGNSMLLQAITSKESSLKAASKKKAAELTAAIKGQYPGSQESITTLLDDGINQIQALLGGMGDLEQSLNDPDNIAVEEVIRASNHLFSVMHSPKSTKLGDLEKLLSARSEGIASASAMEQREAAESTMQTVRDAQKVGKSFWETRNKDLDSFLKQVQKIASKWNMGQSIVMFVSGLILLIVSLSLLSLQMVWLPVGISAVALVLQIIPMFFNHMIEKKTFDVRATSLAKDMLPSTKILTSEFDNPDVQRLSQIQDILQLEGYEQAWARGIIKDLDGSPIDKKDDFKKSIKELKNSSKSLDKSIKKRFGTTDLQSIIHRKKSATEVPQEAQSDASSQQEQDSVINRVVAKSSDSTREASIAARQHRLDQITVDISRIEEEENKIVDYRLRYNVEMTRYEQQSAYRNQLQKQFEEAKAQFPVLEKNLVESQGIVDMFTQALSQVPAAQTNPQEINSKLDVLTQLMFKIHNSNTSANDVREAKKLFDNLVQEAADRGNLQDLQDALEVSACLGNNDVRLDQTRRDQLSRFQLARAASLPGENVGSQRPRFMSQRSVVGEQELEVRKRALDFLGVSYISPFLEFSSSTIYGKGSSMAQDALGELRLLKMKMDSGDEISSEEYKKAKRLLSSYLDLERQLSPLAYGTLLGDENFIKSAQMMREKQSLQEIVGINITVGRHDLCSLALKRIDNWINKKVEKTENKSLISSVLEGIRAYDSSSSSDSQEKLRDLYGELVKLPKHILMRIIKNFKVQALLTTQKIQNVKEIQKQLIKVSSVVEEKDKMFVQSRADWEDELRNLSQILQDLQKRKQQLIQEKVSLRDRLFSDEIDN, from the coding sequence GTGTCTATTTTCCTAGCCAATGGAGATACTAATCAAACCCCTCAGGAGCTGTCTTCTTCCCCTCCACCGCCACCGTCTCCATTGAGCCCAGAGGCTACGGGGCTTCGTGCTTCTCTAACCACTCAACAAGCTCTTTTAGATACTGTAGAGGGAGAGATCTCTTCTATGGATCAGACGGATCTGAAGAAGATGCGTTTATATAAGATTGCTCTTGTTATTTTGACAGTGATTGGGATGGCGATTCTCTTTGTCATTCCAGTAGCTATGGTTTTCAATGTATCTATGTGGATTCCTATTGTGATTACTTTAGGGGTGTCCTTAGTTAGCGCAGCTGTCACCAATAAGCTAAGATCTCGTTGTGAGGAAATAAGGTTAAAATATCGTTCTCTACAAGTCTATCGTAGACATTTATTTAGCAAACATCCGGATCTCAAAAGCTCTACTTTATCTAAGTATCATGTTGAGCTTCCTAAAGGGGGATCGTTAAAAGAAAAGCTACTCGCTCAATTGCGTCCAGATATGCATCAAAATTCGTTTGATGGGGGAGCCTCTTTAGATCAGAATATAGGTTTATCAGGGGAAATAAACTCACGTTATCAGTGTGAAGCACTTTTAGGCGTGGATAATGTCAATGATGCGGCGTGGCAAAAACGTCTTACCGATGTATTGAATGCTAAAGTAGAATTATTAAAAAATAATTCTGCTTATGCAGCTTTGCGAGGTCTTTCTAACTCTGCTCTGCAAGAGACTGGGGTGGATTTACCCTCATTACTTCCGGGAATGGATTTCATAGATCTTGCTAAATCTTTAATGAGCATCTGTGGATTCGGGAATAGAGTTGGTTTAGAGATCCGCCAATCTATCGATCAATATGAGCGTACGTATTTACATAGTAAGACGCTTTCCTCTTGGTTATATGATGTCTCTCCCGCAACACGGTTATATTTATCTCAGGAACGACAAACTATTGATGTTACCTTAGATATGTTCTCAAAGCTACAAAACCATGTCAATAAAGTGCACCTTGCAGATTGGGTAGTGCATTTTGAAAATTGGAAAACGGATGTTTGTACCTTAGCTGGAAACCCTGCAGATCCCGATCTACATAAGAAAATTATAGCAGGTGCAAATAAGCTTAATATTCATGAGGGAATAGATAAACCTCGCCAGGCTATGGTGAGAAATATCCTTATTCAGCTTGAGGCTATTATCACAGAACATCAATCTGAGAATTTGGCAAATGTAAATAGAATGAAAGTAGATCTTGAAGCATCTATAGAAACAGAGTTCAAGAAGATGTGTAAATCCTTAGGGAATAAGCACGCGAATCCTTCAGATTTGTTGAATAAAGTAGAAAGAGAGTTTATCGGATATCTTGCAAGCTTAGGGAATTTGAGTCCTCTATTTGATAAGATCTATAAATGTATACAGCTTGGAAAGTTTGTCCGCATGGATATGGAGAAGGCTATCCAAAGGCACCCCGATAATCAACGCATTAGGATTTTAAGTTCTATAGATCAGCTATTAAACTTAGTAAATAGAGATAGCTGGGGAGCTGTATCTACGAAATCTATAGAAGAGATTCTTAAAGAAAAGCATAGGATTAAACAAGATTTAGAAAAAGCACGACAGAAGGTCGAACAGTGGAGCGAGAAGTATAATAACTTTAAAAGTTATAAGATGACCCGAGTCTTAATGAATGACTTTTCTGAAAGTTATTCTACGATAGAGTCTGAAATTGATAAATTGTGGAAAACACATCATCGGGCCTCTGATGTTAGAGGTTTCATAGATGGTTGTCGTAACTTTTTAGATACTACCTATGGTGCTCTTGGAGGTTCTCAAAATCTTCCTACTAAAGAAGAGATCACCGCGTGGTCCGAAGAGTTTAAAACCCTAATTAACGAATTAGACAGCATAATTCCTGATATTCAAGCCGTAGGACAAAGAATTCAAACTGAAGGTACTTCAGGGAACTCCATGCTATTACAGGCAATTACTAGCAAAGAGTCTTCTTTAAAAGCTGCCTCTAAGAAAAAAGCTGCAGAGCTCACAGCCGCGATTAAAGGACAGTATCCAGGATCCCAGGAAAGTATCACTACGTTGCTTGATGATGGTATTAATCAGATACAGGCTCTTCTTGGAGGTATGGGGGATTTAGAGCAGTCTTTAAATGATCCTGATAACATTGCTGTTGAAGAGGTAATTCGTGCCTCTAACCATCTATTTTCAGTGATGCATAGTCCTAAATCTACTAAATTAGGAGATTTAGAAAAATTATTATCAGCACGTAGTGAGGGTATTGCTAGCGCATCAGCTATGGAGCAAAGAGAAGCTGCAGAAAGTACTATGCAGACGGTTAGAGATGCTCAGAAAGTCGGGAAGAGTTTCTGGGAAACACGTAATAAAGATTTAGATAGTTTCTTAAAGCAGGTACAAAAAATCGCCAGTAAATGGAACATGGGACAGTCTATTGTCATGTTCGTTTCGGGTTTGATTCTTCTTATTGTCAGTTTATCCCTACTATCACTCCAGATGGTATGGTTGCCCGTAGGTATTAGTGCCGTTGCTCTTGTTTTGCAGATCATTCCAATGTTCTTTAATCATATGATCGAGAAAAAGACTTTTGATGTGCGTGCGACATCATTGGCAAAAGATATGCTTCCCTCGACAAAAATTCTTACTTCAGAATTTGATAATCCAGATGTTCAGCGTCTTTCTCAAATTCAAGATATTTTACAGTTGGAAGGTTATGAGCAGGCTTGGGCTAGAGGGATTATTAAGGATCTAGACGGTTCTCCTATTGATAAGAAGGACGATTTCAAAAAATCGATCAAAGAACTTAAAAATTCTTCGAAATCTTTAGATAAAAGCATTAAAAAACGTTTTGGAACTACTGATCTTCAAAGTATTATACATCGTAAAAAGTCTGCCACAGAAGTTCCTCAAGAAGCACAATCTGACGCTTCCTCCCAACAAGAACAAGATTCTGTAATAAATAGAGTGGTTGCAAAATCCTCAGATTCTACTAGAGAAGCTAGTATAGCTGCACGTCAGCATCGTTTAGATCAGATTACAGTGGATATTTCCCGCATAGAGGAAGAAGAGAATAAGATAGTAGATTATCGTCTCCGTTACAATGTTGAGATGACACGTTATGAGCAGCAATCTGCTTATCGTAATCAGTTGCAAAAGCAATTTGAGGAGGCTAAAGCACAATTTCCTGTTTTGGAGAAAAATCTTGTTGAGAGCCAGGGAATAGTAGATATGTTTACTCAAGCACTATCCCAAGTGCCTGCTGCACAAACGAATCCTCAGGAAATTAATAGTAAGCTTGATGTTCTCACTCAGTTAATGTTTAAAATCCATAATTCGAATACCAGCGCTAATGATGTGCGAGAGGCCAAGAAGCTCTTTGACAATTTGGTTCAAGAAGCTGCTGATAGAGGAAATCTGCAAGATCTCCAAGATGCGTTAGAAGTGTCTGCATGTTTAGGAAATAATGACGTAAGGTTAGACCAAACACGTAGAGATCAGCTTTCTCGCTTTCAGCTTGCTAGGGCAGCTTCTCTACCCGGTGAAAATGTAGGATCGCAACGACCACGTTTTATGTCTCAAAGATCTGTAGTTGGTGAGCAAGAGCTCGAAGTGCGTAAGAGAGCTTTGGATTTCTTAGGTGTGAGTTATATCTCTCCGTTCTTAGAGTTTTCTTCCTCTACTATCTACGGGAAAGGAAGTTCTATGGCTCAAGATGCTTTAGGAGAGCTTCGACTTCTCAAAATGAAGATGGATTCAGGAGATGAGATTTCTTCTGAAGAGTATAAAAAGGCCAAAAGACTTCTTTCTTCCTACCTAGATCTAGAAAGGCAATTATCTCCATTAGCTTACGGAACATTATTAGGAGATGAGAACTTTATTAAAAGTGCGCAAATGATGAGAGAGAAACAATCTCTTCAGGAGATCGTTGGAATCAATATCACTGTCGGTCGCCATGATTTATGCTCTTTAGCGCTTAAACGAATCGATAATTGGATAAATAAGAAAGTCGAAAAGACAGAAAATAAAAGTCTGATTTCTAGTGTATTAGAGGGTATTCGAGCTTATGATAGCTCTAGTTCTTCCGATAGTCAAGAGAAGCTGCGCGATCTGTATGGGGAACTAGTGAAGCTTCCTAAGCACATTTTAATGCGTATAATAAAGAATTTCAAAGTTCAAGCTTTATTGACTACGCAAAAGATACAGAATGTCAAGGAAATACAGAAACAGCTTATCAAAGTTTCCAGTGTAGTTGAAGAGAAGGATAAGATGTTCGTCCAAAGTCGTGCAGACTGGGAGGATGAACTACGAAATTTATCGCAGATACTTCAAGATTTGCAGAAAAGAAAACAACAACTAATTCAAGAGAAAGTCTCACTTCGAGATAGATTATTCTCAGATGAGATTGATAATTAG
- a CDS encoding SUMF1/EgtB/PvdO family nonheme iron enzyme encodes MEGEQDVGIEFLGDYKILCYLRKGLWCQDILAEHRFIKKRYILKLLHPELSSSEVFMNAFHEAIIKLATIRHPGIISIENVSQSDGQYFLVTEEKEVPTLSLGQYLASCPQGLSELEIWDLASQLSEVLDYAHSNGLIHGGLSLDSVHIDLSGQSPKIFLPELGFSFLLEDQYTRHLLTISSERSSFDKLKQILLFQAPENTSGTVAEDVYAFGVIIYFLLFRQLPQGIFPLSSEVFPEYIYDWDRLIQSCLSYTIEKRPKKLAPLLIKKTLGEQFFNAKTQCREEDLREIKEEPQVPSVENILKEGENQIIEEVSDHLEFVLVEAKSIDEAMNTSVDSTEEIIREDESYSNALQSLLIREPVVSRYVEEDKEEVKPQPLFTEMVFIEGGEFTRGSREGQRDEHPVHEIFLQSFFLDIHPVTNEQFVRYLECSGSEQDKYYNELIRLKDSRIQRRSGKLVIEPGYAKHPVVGVTWYGASGYAAWVGKRLPTEAEWEIAACGGVTQLRYPCGEEIDKSQANFFSSDTTAVMSYPANPYGLYDMAGNVYEWCEDWYGYDFYEISAQESHVPQGPAQGVYRVLRGGCWKSLKDDLRCAHRHRNNPGAVNSTYGFRCAKGVK; translated from the coding sequence ATGGAAGGCGAGCAAGATGTAGGAATTGAGTTTTTAGGTGACTATAAGATTCTCTGTTATTTGCGAAAGGGCTTGTGGTGCCAAGATATTCTTGCCGAGCATCGTTTTATAAAAAAACGGTACATTCTAAAGTTGCTTCATCCTGAGCTTTCCTCATCCGAAGTATTTATGAATGCTTTTCATGAAGCTATTATTAAATTGGCAACAATAAGACATCCTGGGATTATCTCTATAGAGAATGTTTCGCAATCAGATGGTCAGTATTTTTTAGTAACTGAAGAAAAAGAGGTTCCTACGCTCTCTTTGGGGCAATATCTTGCTAGTTGTCCTCAAGGATTATCAGAATTGGAAATTTGGGATCTTGCCAGTCAGCTTTCTGAAGTTTTAGACTATGCTCACTCGAATGGATTAATTCACGGTGGTTTAAGTTTAGATTCTGTACATATAGATCTTTCTGGACAATCACCAAAGATATTTCTGCCAGAATTGGGGTTTTCGTTTTTGCTTGAGGATCAATATACTCGGCATCTTTTAACAATTTCTTCTGAGAGATCTTCTTTTGATAAGTTAAAGCAAATACTTCTATTTCAAGCTCCAGAAAACACTTCAGGCACCGTTGCTGAAGATGTTTATGCATTTGGAGTGATTATATATTTTCTTTTGTTCCGACAGCTTCCCCAGGGGATATTTCCTTTGTCTTCCGAAGTTTTTCCTGAGTATATTTATGATTGGGATCGATTAATTCAATCTTGTTTAAGTTATACGATAGAAAAAAGACCCAAGAAATTGGCTCCTTTGCTTATAAAAAAGACGTTGGGAGAGCAATTCTTTAATGCCAAGACGCAATGTAGAGAAGAAGATTTAAGAGAGATAAAAGAAGAGCCTCAAGTTCCGAGTGTAGAAAATATTTTGAAGGAAGGTGAGAATCAGATAATTGAAGAAGTTTCTGATCATTTGGAATTTGTCCTTGTAGAAGCAAAATCTATAGATGAAGCTATGAATACCTCTGTAGATTCTACAGAAGAGATTATTAGGGAAGATGAAAGTTATTCTAATGCTTTACAATCATTATTAATACGGGAACCGGTTGTTAGTCGTTATGTAGAAGAAGACAAAGAGGAAGTAAAGCCTCAGCCTTTATTTACAGAAATGGTATTTATTGAAGGTGGAGAATTTACACGGGGAAGTCGTGAAGGACAACGCGATGAACATCCTGTACATGAGATTTTCCTACAGAGCTTTTTCTTAGATATCCATCCAGTCACGAATGAGCAGTTTGTCCGTTACCTAGAATGTTCAGGGAGCGAACAAGATAAGTATTATAACGAGCTTATTCGTCTTAAGGATTCGCGAATACAACGTCGTTCTGGCAAGCTTGTTATAGAACCTGGTTATGCCAAACATCCTGTCGTTGGTGTTACATGGTATGGTGCTTCAGGTTATGCCGCTTGGGTGGGAAAACGACTTCCTACCGAGGCTGAATGGGAAATCGCTGCTTGTGGAGGTGTGACTCAGCTGCGTTATCCTTGTGGCGAAGAAATAGATAAAAGTCAGGCAAATTTCTTTAGCTCGGACACAACGGCAGTGATGAGTTATCCTGCAAATCCTTATGGATTGTACGATATGGCAGGAAATGTATATGAGTGGTGTGAAGATTGGTATGGCTATGATTTCTATGAAATCTCTGCTCAAGAATCGCATGTCCCTCAAGGCCCTGCCCAAGGTGTTTATCGCGTATTGAGAGGGGGATGTTGGAAGAGTTTAAAAGATGATCTTCGTTGTGCTCATCGTCATCGCAATAATCCTGGTGCGGTAAATAGTACTTATGGTTTCCGCTGCGCAAAAGGAGTTAAGTAA